A stretch of Paenibacillus peoriae DNA encodes these proteins:
- the pepF gene encoding oligoendopeptidase F produces MSEIVKRADAPVENTWKLEDLFPNRKAWDQEYEEVKQLAKKAEQFQGKLNSAESIGNCFKLEDELSLKTERVYVYAHLHHDEDTAEPTYQGLSQKAKKLGVEVSESLSFVTPEILALPDHQLDAFIEDPKLADYRFTLQEMKREKAHILGKTEEALLAQVGNLAQAPQTIFGMLNNADLKFPKIKDENGKEVELTHGSYIQFLESPHREVRERAFKAVYDTYAKNKNTIASTLSANVNKNIFYSRVRKYPSVLEMSLYGDNIPKEVYTNLIDTIHESLPLLHRYMKLRKKLLGVDELHMYDLFAPLVDEYKMDITYEDAKKQTKEGLKPLGADYLASLQKGYDERWIDVYENENKRTGAYSWGAYGTHPYVLLNHKNNLNSMFTLAHEMGHALHSYYSDNALKYRDAQYTIFLAEVASTTNEALLMDYLLNKSTDPKEKMYLLTYYADQFRTTVFRQTMFAEFEKIVHERAEQGESLTPQLLSEIYYDLNVKYHGPGMKVDKDIEMEWARIPHFYNSFYVYKYATGFSAATSFSKQILEEGQPAVDRYLGFLKSGGSDYSINILKKAGVDMSSPQPIREAMSVFEEVITEMEKLTEGK; encoded by the coding sequence ATGAGTGAAATTGTAAAACGCGCTGATGCGCCAGTGGAAAATACATGGAAATTGGAAGATCTGTTTCCCAACCGCAAAGCATGGGATCAAGAATACGAAGAAGTCAAACAACTAGCCAAAAAGGCTGAACAATTCCAAGGCAAGCTCAATTCAGCAGAATCGATTGGCAACTGCTTTAAATTGGAAGATGAATTGTCGCTCAAAACCGAGCGTGTATATGTGTACGCACATCTGCATCATGATGAGGATACAGCTGAACCTACATACCAGGGTCTTTCGCAAAAAGCCAAAAAATTAGGCGTTGAGGTTAGCGAGTCTCTTTCTTTTGTGACACCTGAAATTTTGGCACTGCCAGATCATCAGCTCGATGCCTTCATTGAAGATCCGAAGCTTGCAGATTATCGGTTCACCCTTCAAGAAATGAAGCGGGAAAAAGCACATATTTTGGGCAAGACAGAAGAAGCGCTGCTCGCTCAGGTTGGCAATCTGGCTCAAGCCCCGCAAACGATTTTCGGCATGCTCAACAATGCTGATCTGAAGTTTCCAAAAATTAAGGATGAGAACGGCAAAGAGGTTGAGCTGACTCATGGCAGCTACATTCAATTCCTCGAAAGTCCACACCGCGAAGTGCGCGAACGTGCTTTTAAAGCGGTGTATGACACGTATGCCAAAAATAAAAATACAATTGCTTCTACACTAAGTGCCAATGTGAACAAAAATATTTTTTATTCTCGTGTTCGCAAATACCCTTCTGTACTGGAAATGTCACTATACGGTGACAATATTCCGAAGGAAGTGTATACGAATCTCATTGACACCATTCATGAAAGCTTGCCCCTGCTCCATCGTTACATGAAGTTGCGTAAGAAGTTGTTAGGTGTGGATGAGCTCCATATGTATGATTTGTTCGCTCCACTTGTGGACGAATACAAGATGGACATTACGTATGAAGACGCCAAAAAGCAAACAAAGGAAGGCCTTAAGCCACTGGGCGCGGACTATCTGGCTTCGTTGCAAAAAGGCTATGATGAGCGCTGGATCGACGTATACGAGAATGAAAACAAACGTACGGGTGCATACAGTTGGGGAGCTTATGGTACCCACCCCTATGTGTTGCTGAATCATAAAAATAACCTGAACAGCATGTTCACACTTGCTCATGAAATGGGGCATGCGTTGCATTCGTACTATTCAGACAACGCATTGAAGTATAGAGATGCACAGTACACCATTTTCCTGGCTGAAGTGGCATCCACAACCAATGAAGCGTTGCTAATGGACTACCTGCTGAACAAATCAACCGATCCAAAAGAGAAAATGTACCTTCTCACCTACTATGCAGATCAATTCCGCACAACGGTATTCCGTCAAACCATGTTTGCGGAATTTGAGAAAATTGTACATGAACGCGCTGAACAGGGGGAATCCCTCACACCGCAGCTTTTATCAGAGATTTACTATGATCTGAATGTGAAATACCACGGACCAGGCATGAAGGTAGATAAAGACATTGAAATGGAATGGGCACGAATCCCCCATTTTTATAACAGTTTTTATGTCTACAAATATGCTACTGGCTTCTCGGCAGCAACCAGTTTCTCGAAACAGATTCTGGAAGAAGGCCAGCCAGCCGTTGACCGTTACTTGGGCTTCTTGAAGAGCGGTGGCAGTGATTATTCAATCAATATTTTGAAAAAAGCTGGCGTTGACATGTCCTCTCCGCAGCCGATTCGCGAAGCGATGAGCGTATTCGAAGAAGTCATCACAGAAATGGAAAAGCTAACTGAAGGAAAGTAA
- a CDS encoding MATE family efflux transporter → MSAAEASRKPSLIEGPIAKTLFMFSLPMLFGNILQSLNGTINSIWVGKFLGEAALTAASNGNIIMFFLISSIFGVTMAATIMIGQNIGAGDVAETKRVVGTSAVFFLVLAFAIGIIGFLSAPWILHVLNTPAESVDMAITYTRIIFAGMPFLYGYNYIMTVMRGAGDSKTPFYFLIVSVVLDVLLNPLFIFGWGPIPAMGIGGSATATLIAQGISFVLILIYLYRVKYFLRITSSELHLLRFDWKIIWTLVRKGVPMGLQMIAVSTSAIALMNLINGYGTVAAAAYTAANNLSSYVQMPAMALGAAVSSFAAQNIGAGRWDRVRTTTWIGIVYNFVLTGGAVVLIYVFNRQALLMFLPSTGGALELGMRINMITLWSFVIFGVTNVITGVVRSTGSVMIPLLITIISLWGIRIPLAYAFVDEYGLDAVWWSFPVGFAISAVAVIFYYAFGKWKQASMGEGIQGVKPAEDKDR, encoded by the coding sequence ATGAGTGCAGCAGAGGCTAGTCGTAAGCCTTCCCTGATTGAAGGTCCTATTGCCAAAACGCTGTTTATGTTCTCTTTGCCGATGCTGTTCGGCAACATTCTGCAATCCCTGAATGGAACGATTAATTCGATCTGGGTTGGGAAATTTCTGGGAGAGGCCGCCTTGACTGCCGCTTCCAACGGAAATATTATAATGTTTTTTCTTATCAGTTCCATTTTTGGTGTCACTATGGCTGCTACTATTATGATTGGACAAAATATCGGAGCAGGAGACGTAGCTGAAACCAAGCGTGTAGTAGGTACAAGTGCAGTCTTTTTTCTGGTGCTCGCTTTTGCTATAGGTATTATCGGATTTTTGAGTGCGCCTTGGATACTTCATGTACTCAATACCCCTGCTGAATCGGTAGATATGGCTATCACGTATACGCGTATTATTTTCGCAGGCATGCCCTTTTTGTACGGCTATAATTACATCATGACTGTAATGAGAGGGGCTGGAGATTCCAAAACACCATTTTATTTTCTGATTGTTTCCGTCGTACTGGATGTACTACTCAACCCGCTGTTCATATTCGGATGGGGACCGATTCCTGCTATGGGCATTGGAGGTTCCGCTACTGCTACCCTGATTGCTCAAGGGATCAGCTTTGTGTTGATTCTCATTTATCTATATCGTGTAAAATATTTTTTGCGCATTACATCTTCAGAGCTTCACTTACTTAGATTTGATTGGAAGATTATTTGGACCCTAGTCCGTAAGGGAGTGCCGATGGGGTTGCAAATGATTGCTGTCTCTACCAGCGCGATTGCTTTAATGAATCTGATTAACGGCTACGGGACAGTTGCAGCTGCAGCTTATACAGCAGCTAATAATTTGTCCAGCTATGTACAGATGCCGGCAATGGCGTTAGGTGCAGCTGTATCTTCCTTTGCCGCTCAAAATATCGGAGCCGGACGTTGGGATCGAGTGCGCACGACAACCTGGATTGGGATTGTGTATAATTTTGTATTGACTGGTGGAGCTGTGGTATTAATTTACGTGTTTAACCGTCAGGCCTTGCTCATGTTTCTTCCTTCTACAGGGGGTGCATTGGAATTGGGAATGCGGATTAATATGATCACCTTGTGGTCTTTTGTTATATTCGGTGTTACCAATGTCATTACAGGGGTTGTTCGATCAACGGGTTCCGTAATGATACCGCTTTTAATTACCATTATTTCATTATGGGGCATTCGTATACCTTTGGCCTATGCATTTGTTGATGAGTATGGTCTAGATGCTGTATGGTGGAGCTTTCCTGTTGGTTTTGCTATCTCTGCCGTAGCAGTCATTTTCTATTATGCTTTCGGGAAATGGAAGCAGGCAAGTATGGGAGAGGGAATCCAAGGCGTGAAGCCAGCAGAGGACAAGGATAGGTAG
- a CDS encoding tetraprenyl-beta-curcumene synthase family protein, with protein MSYVEQGRYQVPRGPIGLMSRMYKHILPETKQELSNWKSKAEQIPDPELRSQALASIADKTFHCVGGAVYAAANMSARQTLIPLIVAYQTISDYLDNLCDRSTSMDPDDFRLLHQAMLDAINPAARPVNYYELRREQEDGGYLTGLVTTCQSCVSRLPGYEAAMPYVQDLARLYTDLQVYKHIKPELREQALLDWWSLHKDRTPELRWNEFAAATGSTLGVFMLFLAASDQHLTDAGAASIHASYFPHVCSLHILLDYLIDQDEDRKGGDLNFCNYYEDTDMMLNRIAYVVNRARADIADVPASSFHRMIIEGLLALYLSDPKVSEQQDVRAVSRRLMKNSPLMRLFFLLNSRWIRRLI; from the coding sequence TTGAGTTATGTTGAGCAAGGACGTTATCAAGTACCGAGAGGCCCCATAGGTCTAATGAGCCGAATGTACAAGCACATTCTCCCTGAAACGAAACAAGAATTGAGTAACTGGAAGAGCAAGGCCGAACAAATTCCGGACCCTGAACTGCGAAGCCAGGCGCTTGCGAGCATAGCGGATAAGACATTTCACTGCGTGGGTGGAGCGGTTTATGCCGCAGCTAATATGTCTGCCCGGCAGACGTTAATTCCGCTGATCGTAGCGTATCAGACCATTAGTGATTATCTGGACAACCTGTGTGATCGCAGTACGTCCATGGACCCGGATGATTTCAGGCTGTTGCATCAGGCTATGCTGGATGCGATTAATCCGGCGGCTAGGCCAGTGAATTATTATGAGTTGCGTCGTGAGCAGGAGGATGGCGGTTATTTGACTGGGCTGGTGACAACCTGTCAGTCTTGTGTAAGCAGGCTTCCGGGCTATGAGGCGGCAATGCCTTACGTTCAGGATTTGGCGCGATTATACACGGATTTGCAAGTATACAAGCATATTAAACCCGAGCTGCGGGAACAAGCGCTTTTGGACTGGTGGTCGCTTCATAAAGACCGTACACCAGAGTTGCGCTGGAATGAGTTTGCTGCGGCTACCGGTTCAACTCTGGGGGTCTTTATGCTGTTTCTTGCTGCCAGCGACCAGCATCTGACAGATGCGGGGGCTGCCTCAATACATGCATCGTATTTTCCACATGTGTGCAGTCTTCATATTTTGCTGGATTATCTAATCGATCAAGACGAAGACCGGAAGGGCGGAGATCTTAACTTTTGCAATTATTATGAAGATACCGACATGATGCTAAACCGGATCGCCTACGTTGTGAATCGGGCGCGGGCTGATATTGCAGATGTCCCTGCCAGCTCCTTTCACCGGATGATTATCGAGGGATTGCTGGCTTTATATTTATCCGACCCTAAAGTTAGCGAGCAGCAAGACGTTCGCGCTGTTTCGAGACGTTTAATGAAAAATAGTCCGCTCATGCGTTTGTTTTTCTTATTAAACAGTCGATGGATAAGAAGGCTTATATGA
- the pfkA gene encoding 6-phosphofructokinase, with product MTAVKKIAVLTSGGDSQGMNAAVRAVVRSGLYFGLEVFGIQRGYQGLLNDDIFPMDLRSVGDIIQRGGTVLQSARCLEFTTEEGQKKGAQILRDRGIDGVVVIGGDGSYQGANKLTKQGIKTMCLPGTIDNDISFTDYTIGFDTAVSIVVDAINKLRDTMSSHERSSIVEVMGRHCGDIALHAGLASGAETILVPEVEFDLNEVSDRMKQNFKHGKRHSIIIVAEGVGKGENVAKVIQENCPDYEPRVTVLGHIQRGGTPTAFDRNLASRLGDFAVRQLIEGISDKACGTIDGKLVATDIDKVVNTKKDFNMELYELALRLSQ from the coding sequence ATGACAGCAGTTAAGAAAATTGCAGTATTAACAAGTGGTGGAGATTCACAAGGGATGAACGCGGCAGTTCGCGCCGTCGTACGTAGCGGATTGTATTTCGGACTGGAAGTATTCGGAATTCAACGTGGTTATCAAGGCCTTTTGAACGACGATATTTTTCCAATGGATCTGAGAAGCGTCGGAGATATTATCCAACGTGGGGGTACTGTACTTCAATCTGCAAGATGCCTGGAATTTACGACTGAAGAAGGGCAGAAAAAAGGCGCGCAAATTTTGCGTGACCGTGGGATTGACGGCGTAGTCGTGATTGGTGGAGACGGTTCCTACCAAGGAGCTAACAAACTGACCAAGCAAGGCATTAAAACCATGTGTCTTCCGGGTACGATTGACAATGACATTTCCTTCACGGACTACACGATTGGTTTTGATACAGCGGTTAGTATCGTAGTGGACGCAATCAACAAGCTGCGGGATACAATGTCATCTCATGAACGTTCTTCCATTGTGGAAGTTATGGGACGTCATTGTGGTGATATTGCTCTGCATGCGGGTCTGGCTTCTGGCGCAGAAACAATTTTGGTGCCTGAGGTAGAATTTGACCTGAACGAAGTATCTGATCGTATGAAACAAAATTTCAAGCATGGCAAGCGCCACAGTATTATTATCGTTGCGGAAGGCGTAGGCAAAGGCGAAAATGTAGCAAAGGTAATCCAAGAAAACTGTCCGGATTATGAGCCTCGTGTTACAGTGCTTGGACACATCCAACGTGGAGGCACACCAACCGCGTTTGACCGCAACCTGGCGAGCCGTCTGGGTGACTTTGCTGTTCGCCAATTGATCGAGGGCATATCTGATAAGGCTTGCGGAACGATCGACGGTAAGTTGGTAGCTACAGATATTGACAAGGTTGTAAATACTAAAAAAGATTTCAACATGGAGCTTTATGAACTTGCTTTGCGTTTGTCCCAATAA
- a CDS encoding DEAD/DEAH box helicase gives MTTFAEFDLEPKVIQAITELGFEEATPIQSQSIPIALQGRDMIGQAQTGTGKTAAFGIPLINKISRSDEKIRALIMAPTRELAIQVAEEIEKLSRFKGLRTLPIYGGQDIVRQIRALKKKPQIIIGTPGRLLDHINRKTIKLEDVNTVVLDEADEMLDMGFMEDIQSILKQVPDERQTMLFSATMPPNIKRLAEQFLKNPEHVSVIPKQVSAPLIDQAYIEVPERQKFEALSRLIDMESPELAIVFGRTKRRVDELAEALQKRGYSADGLHGDLSQNQRDAVMRKFRDGSIDVLVATDVAARGLDVSGVTHVVNFDLPQDPESYVHRIGRTGRAGKEGEAWSFVTPREIDHLHFIERVTRHRIPRKPLPTLAEALEGKQRIIAERLLEAVESGELNEYKGLAIQMLEQYDSVQLLSAALKLMTGEKREASIELTPEDPIRAKRRKPDVRSGGRKPSNYSGRSNGGYNSNRSGGSGGSGSKGGYGGYNRGKEGGGYNRDSGSRYSGDRKPRPSSNGETRRPARREDSSSE, from the coding sequence TTGACGACATTTGCAGAATTTGATCTTGAACCGAAAGTAATTCAGGCGATTACAGAACTGGGTTTTGAAGAAGCAACACCAATTCAATCGCAATCCATCCCGATTGCACTACAAGGCAGAGACATGATTGGCCAAGCCCAAACAGGTACTGGTAAAACTGCTGCGTTTGGTATTCCGCTGATCAACAAAATTTCTAGAAGCGACGAAAAAATCAGAGCTCTGATCATGGCACCAACACGTGAGCTTGCTATCCAGGTAGCTGAAGAAATCGAAAAACTCTCCCGTTTCAAAGGTCTTCGTACTTTGCCAATCTATGGTGGACAAGATATCGTACGCCAGATTCGCGCTTTGAAAAAGAAACCTCAAATTATTATTGGTACGCCAGGACGCTTGCTTGACCATATTAATCGTAAAACCATCAAGCTGGAAGATGTAAACACAGTTGTTTTGGATGAAGCAGATGAAATGTTGGATATGGGTTTTATGGAAGATATTCAATCCATTCTGAAGCAAGTTCCAGACGAGCGTCAAACGATGCTTTTCTCGGCTACAATGCCTCCTAATATTAAAAGATTGGCTGAACAATTCCTCAAAAATCCTGAGCATGTTTCAGTTATTCCTAAACAAGTTAGTGCTCCACTGATTGATCAGGCCTATATCGAAGTTCCTGAGCGTCAAAAATTCGAAGCATTGAGCCGTTTGATCGACATGGAATCCCCAGAACTTGCTATCGTATTTGGTCGTACCAAGCGTCGGGTAGACGAGCTGGCTGAAGCTCTGCAAAAACGCGGATATTCTGCAGACGGTTTGCATGGTGACTTGTCTCAAAACCAACGTGATGCTGTAATGCGTAAATTCCGTGACGGAAGCATCGATGTGCTCGTAGCGACTGATGTAGCTGCCCGTGGCTTGGACGTTTCCGGTGTAACTCACGTTGTGAACTTTGACCTTCCGCAAGATCCAGAAAGCTATGTTCACCGTATTGGACGTACTGGACGTGCAGGTAAAGAAGGGGAAGCTTGGTCTTTCGTAACGCCTCGTGAAATTGACCATTTGCACTTTATCGAACGTGTAACTCGTCACCGCATTCCACGCAAGCCGCTTCCAACGTTGGCTGAAGCTCTGGAAGGCAAACAACGTATCATTGCTGAACGTCTCCTAGAGGCTGTAGAAAGCGGCGAGCTGAACGAGTACAAAGGTTTGGCTATTCAAATGCTGGAGCAATATGATTCTGTGCAACTTCTCTCCGCAGCTCTAAAACTAATGACTGGTGAGAAGAGAGAAGCATCGATTGAGCTGACTCCAGAAGATCCGATCCGTGCAAAACGTCGTAAACCAGACGTGCGTTCTGGCGGTCGCAAGCCTTCCAACTACAGCGGTCGCAGCAACGGTGGTTACAATTCCAACCGTTCCGGTGGTAGCGGCGGAAGTGGCAGCAAAGGTGGATATGGCGGTTACAACCGTGGCAAAGAAGGCGGTGGCTACAACCGTGATTCCGGAAGCCGTTACAGTGGAGATCGCAAACCACGCCCGAGCAGCAATGGGGAAACTCGTCGTCCTGCAAGACGTGAAGATTCCTCTTCCGAATAA
- a CDS encoding DUF3906 family protein, whose translation MYLFKIEVDSSEGALTVILAAENEEQAFEEIEQHVERHFLYPPKLNEVAIVEKKRITLGAAYVIETRKG comes from the coding sequence ATGTACCTATTCAAAATCGAAGTGGATAGTTCGGAAGGAGCGCTGACTGTCATTCTCGCTGCTGAAAATGAAGAACAGGCATTTGAAGAGATTGAACAACATGTGGAGAGACACTTTCTATATCCTCCCAAGCTGAACGAAGTGGCTATTGTAGAGAAAAAACGAATAACTTTAGGCGCAGCATATGTAATCGAGACACGCAAAGGCTAA
- a CDS encoding cold shock domain-containing protein, producing MKGTVKWFNAEKGYGFIQMDGGEDVFVHFSAIQGDGFKTLEEGQAVEFEITEGNRGPQAANVIKL from the coding sequence TTGAAAGGTACAGTTAAATGGTTTAACGCAGAAAAAGGTTATGGCTTCATTCAAATGGATGGTGGCGAGGACGTATTCGTACATTTCTCCGCAATCCAAGGCGACGGCTTTAAAACTTTGGAAGAAGGTCAAGCGGTTGAATTCGAAATTACTGAAGGTAACCGTGGACCCCAAGCAGCTAACGTAATCAAACTGTAA
- a CDS encoding MATE family efflux transporter gives MQLTSTTGQKWKQLLYILLPILITQLALSAMTFFDTNMSGHFSPADLAGVAIGVSLWIPVQTGLNGILMAITPIVSQLVGAQRKDKVSYYVIQALWLSLALSMVVLIAGIILVKPILNGMNLELRVHNVALYYLCAMAFGIVPLFAYTVLRSFMDALGQTRFTMLITLMSLPINVLLNYLLIYGNWGFPRLGGVGSGVATATTYWIIMLVAGITAHRGKIFAEYRIFSKIYGIAASALKELIKIGVPIGFAIFFETAVFSAVTLFMSSYNTATIAAHQAAMNFASTLYMIPLSICMALTILVGYETGATRPRDAKAYSVMGISSAVGLSLITAIVLLIWSEQVARLYSTDLQVIQLAQHFLIYAIFFQISDAVATPTQGALRGYKDVNPAFLLTFLSYWVIGLPVGYILARWTSLGPYGYWIGLITGLAVGAILLLWRLVKVQRRFSEKKQHAEVI, from the coding sequence ATGCAATTGACTTCAACAACGGGGCAGAAATGGAAGCAGCTTTTATACATTTTGCTCCCTATCCTGATTACCCAGCTTGCACTATCTGCCATGACTTTTTTCGATACGAATATGTCGGGACACTTTTCCCCTGCCGATCTGGCTGGAGTAGCCATCGGAGTAAGTCTGTGGATTCCTGTACAAACAGGCCTTAACGGAATACTTATGGCTATCACACCTATTGTATCTCAATTAGTGGGAGCACAGCGCAAAGATAAAGTCTCCTACTATGTCATTCAAGCACTTTGGCTCTCTCTTGCCCTATCCATGGTCGTTTTGATTGCTGGCATCATTTTGGTCAAGCCTATTCTAAATGGTATGAATCTGGAATTGAGAGTTCATAATGTGGCCCTGTACTATCTTTGTGCGATGGCCTTCGGTATTGTTCCTCTATTTGCCTACACGGTGCTCCGAAGCTTTATGGATGCATTGGGACAAACCCGCTTTACGATGTTAATCACGCTCATGTCGTTACCCATCAATGTCTTGTTGAACTATCTACTTATTTATGGGAACTGGGGTTTTCCGCGTCTGGGAGGTGTAGGCTCCGGGGTGGCAACGGCAACCACCTACTGGATCATTATGCTGGTCGCTGGTATCACTGCGCATCGGGGAAAAATATTTGCCGAATACCGAATCTTCAGCAAAATATACGGGATTGCTGCTAGTGCTTTGAAAGAGCTCATCAAGATTGGAGTACCGATTGGATTTGCAATATTTTTTGAGACTGCCGTCTTTTCAGCCGTCACTCTCTTCATGAGTAGCTATAATACAGCTACCATAGCCGCACATCAGGCCGCGATGAACTTTGCATCTACGTTATATATGATTCCACTCAGCATTTGTATGGCACTTACGATTCTGGTTGGCTATGAAACAGGAGCTACTCGCCCGCGGGATGCCAAAGCTTATAGTGTAATGGGCATCAGCAGCGCAGTAGGTCTATCACTGATTACAGCTATTGTACTGCTTATCTGGAGTGAACAGGTCGCTCGACTTTACTCCACCGATCTGCAGGTCATTCAGTTGGCACAGCATTTTCTAATCTATGCGATTTTCTTTCAGATATCTGATGCTGTCGCTACACCTACACAAGGAGCGCTACGCGGGTATAAAGACGTCAATCCAGCCTTTTTGCTCACATTCCTCTCCTATTGGGTCATTGGGCTTCCTGTAGGATATATACTGGCACGCTGGACTTCATTGGGGCCCTACGGCTACTGGATCGGTTTGATTACAGGGTTGGCAGTAGGCGCTATTTTACTTCTCTGGCGTCTGGTGAAAGTACAACGTCGTTTCTCCGAAAAAAAACAACACGCAGAGGTTATTTAG
- a CDS encoding putative glycoside hydrolase: MNMIWAIMLLAMGIGGNGDQSANTPNVKDTVATTISSAMIQAQHNKMKVDASNPPVKIDPQPTTPAIKGIYVTAYSAGGSRMTQLFELLDKTELNSMVIDIKDDAGYITYPTSNPELLKLGKPQKFIRDISGLMDRLKKHNVYPIARIVVFKDTVLANKNPEMSFRNPDGSVWKNGKGDGFVNPYNKEVWDYNIAIAKEAAKLGFKEIQFDYVRFPEGFEKRADKLKYTKSDQSRSDAVAEFVQYARRELAPLGVRVSVDIFGYAASVPAAEGIGQDFTKISENVDVISPMVYPSHYTTGWFGVKDPDKNPYQTIKGSMADTHKKLDPTGKLKPIIRPWIQDFTASWLGSGHYAKYGKTQVEDQIRALKDMKVDEYLLWNATNRYSSGVTYK, from the coding sequence ATGAATATGATTTGGGCAATTATGCTATTGGCGATGGGGATAGGCGGAAACGGGGACCAGTCAGCCAACACTCCAAATGTAAAAGATACGGTGGCAACAACAATTAGCAGCGCCATGATTCAGGCTCAGCACAATAAGATGAAGGTGGATGCCTCCAATCCTCCGGTTAAAATTGACCCACAACCGACGACTCCTGCTATCAAGGGCATCTATGTCACAGCTTATAGCGCAGGCGGTTCGCGTATGACCCAGCTGTTTGAACTGCTTGATAAGACAGAGCTCAATTCCATGGTTATTGATATTAAAGACGATGCAGGTTATATCACTTATCCAACGTCCAATCCCGAGCTGCTCAAATTGGGCAAGCCGCAAAAATTCATTCGGGATATTTCCGGTTTGATGGACCGATTGAAAAAGCATAATGTTTACCCGATTGCTCGTATTGTCGTATTTAAAGATACGGTACTGGCCAACAAAAATCCCGAGATGTCTTTCCGTAATCCTGACGGCTCTGTCTGGAAAAACGGCAAGGGAGACGGGTTCGTCAATCCCTATAATAAAGAAGTATGGGATTATAATATAGCCATCGCTAAGGAAGCAGCTAAACTTGGTTTTAAGGAAATTCAATTTGACTATGTACGTTTCCCTGAAGGCTTTGAGAAAAGAGCAGACAAGCTGAAATATACCAAATCAGATCAATCCCGCTCGGATGCAGTCGCTGAATTCGTACAATATGCCCGCAGAGAGCTTGCTCCATTAGGTGTACGAGTATCCGTAGATATTTTTGGATATGCCGCATCCGTTCCTGCTGCGGAGGGAATCGGACAGGATTTCACTAAAATTTCCGAAAATGTGGATGTCATTTCACCCATGGTTTATCCAAGTCACTACACCACAGGCTGGTTCGGTGTAAAAGACCCTGATAAGAATCCCTACCAGACGATTAAAGGCTCCATGGCCGATACACACAAAAAGCTAGATCCGACAGGCAAGCTAAAGCCAATTATTCGTCCTTGGATCCAGGATTTTACTGCAAGTTGGTTAGGAAGCGGACATTATGCTAAGTATGGAAAAACTCAAGTAGAGGACCAAATTCGAGCGCTTAAGGATATGAAAGTGGATGAATATTTACTCTGGAATGCCACAAACCGCTATTCAAGCGGAGTAACTTACAAATAA
- a CDS encoding YitT family protein, whose amino-acid sequence MLKMVLNCLTVILGAAAIACGFNLFLVPHHLLSGGVAGLSMLIGYFTKFDISAMYFIINIPMLITGWFILGKRFISLSILSVVVTTWILALVPVRSVVSDPLLASVFGGVMIGVGAGISFRVGGSTGGFDIIGSIVTRYRDFPVGTVLVGMNGLVILAAGYLNDDWNIALASMLSIFVTGKVLDQIYVSHTKITVYIITEHTDKLLERMLTTPRGVSKIKIEGAFSHTEKDMLMTVTTRYELVELKRIIKEVDPSAFVNIVETVGVMGSFRRR is encoded by the coding sequence TTGTTAAAAATGGTGTTAAACTGCTTAACTGTCATTCTTGGAGCCGCTGCCATTGCATGCGGTTTTAATCTGTTTCTCGTGCCACACCACTTGCTGAGCGGAGGAGTAGCTGGGCTTTCCATGTTAATCGGCTACTTCACAAAATTTGATATCAGCGCGATGTATTTTATTATCAATATCCCGATGCTTATTACAGGCTGGTTTATTTTAGGCAAGCGTTTTATTAGCCTGAGCATTTTATCCGTTGTCGTTACAACATGGATTTTGGCCTTGGTGCCGGTGCGATCTGTCGTGTCGGACCCCCTGCTAGCCTCCGTTTTTGGAGGAGTGATGATCGGCGTTGGAGCAGGAATTTCCTTTCGGGTAGGGGGGTCTACGGGCGGTTTTGACATTATCGGTTCCATCGTCACTCGTTATCGTGACTTCCCCGTAGGAACTGTACTTGTTGGCATGAATGGACTGGTCATTCTTGCAGCAGGATATTTGAACGATGATTGGAATATTGCACTTGCGTCGATGCTATCTATTTTTGTGACTGGCAAAGTGTTAGATCAAATCTATGTCAGTCACACGAAGATTACCGTCTACATTATTACAGAACACACCGACAAGCTACTGGAGCGGATGTTAACCACACCACGCGGTGTTAGCAAAATAAAAATTGAAGGCGCATTTTCACATACTGAAAAAGACATGCTGATGACTGTCACGACACGCTACGAGCTAGTTGAATTAAAACGGATCATTAAAGAAGTGGACCCTTCTGCTTTTGTCAATATTGTGGAAACGGTTGGGGTGATGGGTTCATTTCGCCGAAGATAA